One region of Flavobacterium sp. GSB-24 genomic DNA includes:
- a CDS encoding head GIN domain-containing protein yields the protein MKKLIIGAAILFVQMSFGQVTKELGEFDTVKVYDKLSVKLVQSSENKVVIKGAREAEVEAVNKNGILKLRMPFPKLLSGNDLDITLYYKRIELIDVNEGAEVTSKETLKATSFKVSAQEGGKINVDLNVDKLKVSSVSGGEITATGKADNLDASLGAGGYFLGSKLATSQTNVSVSAGGKADVNASTLVDAKVSAGGSIYIYGKPKQINQKTVFGGKIEEVK from the coding sequence ATGAAAAAGTTAATTATAGGAGCTGCAATTTTATTTGTTCAAATGTCTTTTGGTCAGGTTACCAAAGAGTTAGGTGAATTCGATACCGTAAAAGTTTACGATAAGTTAAGTGTAAAATTAGTTCAATCTTCAGAGAATAAAGTTGTTATAAAAGGAGCAAGAGAAGCAGAGGTTGAAGCTGTCAATAAAAATGGAATATTAAAATTAAGAATGCCTTTTCCTAAACTATTATCAGGAAATGATTTAGATATTACTTTGTATTACAAAAGAATAGAATTGATTGATGTTAATGAAGGAGCAGAAGTTACAAGTAAAGAAACACTAAAAGCAACTTCGTTTAAAGTAAGTGCGCAGGAAGGTGGAAAAATTAATGTAGATTTGAATGTTGATAAGTTAAAAGTAAGTTCAGTTTCTGGTGGAGAAATCACTGCAACTGGTAAAGCAGATAACCTTGATGCCAGTTTAGGAGCCGGTGGTTATTTCCTTGGAAGTAAATTAGCGACTTCTCAGACTAATGTAAGCGTTTCTGCGGGAGGAAAAGCTGATGTTAATGCTTCGACCTTAGTTGATGCAAAAGTAAGCGCAGGAGGCTCTATTTACATTTATGGAAAACCAAAGCAAATAAATCAAAAAACAGTTTTTGGAGGTAAAATCGAAGAAGTAAAATAA
- the rnr gene encoding ribonuclease R produces MSKKIRKPIKKEKDFSGKIIKILSQNANKPFNYKQIGAKLELDDTNSRNQIIKELKILASQKKIIETEPGKYLVKAESQDYYEGTIDMTSRKTAYFICPDFAEDVFIPTNNLNRALDKDKVKVYVYNRRKGKRPEGEVIEVVERDKTEFVGVIDMQPNFAFVSTANPKMYTDIFIPKDKIGEAENGDVVLVKIEDWPKRADSPFGSVIKVLGKPGEHNTEIHAILAEYGLPSDFPVEVEVYAQKIDTSIQESEIAKRRDMRDTLTFTIDPKDAKDFDDALSFKKLENGNFEIGIHIADVSYYLEEGTILDDEAYQRATSVYLVDRVVPMLPEVLSNFACSLRPNEEKYTFSAIFEVSPTAQVINQWFGRTVIYSDQRFAYEEAQYIIETKDNTIPVDVSITGESYVVSDEITEATLKLDELAKILRKKRMQNGAISFDKVEVKFNLDAEGEPEGVYFKVSKDANHLIEEFMLLANRKVAEYIGKQKKTFVYRIHDEPNEDKLIAMQTVIAKFGYKIDFRNKGDISKSLNALMEEVNGKKEQNLIDTLAIRSMSKAKYSTDNIGHYGLAFDYYSHFTSPIRRYPDVMVHRLLQYYLDGGASVDEEVYETKCLHCSNMESLATNAERDSIKYMQVKYMQDHQDEEFLGVISGVTEWGIYVEIVSNKCEGMVRIREIKDDYYTFDEKQYALVGATSNSILQLGDEIYVKVKNADLVKKQLDFHFLRRAE; encoded by the coding sequence ATGAGTAAGAAAATTAGAAAGCCGATAAAAAAAGAGAAAGATTTCTCTGGAAAAATAATAAAGATTTTATCGCAAAATGCTAATAAACCATTCAATTATAAACAAATAGGAGCAAAGCTTGAACTTGATGATACTAATAGCAGGAATCAAATTATAAAAGAATTAAAAATTCTAGCTTCGCAAAAGAAAATTATAGAAACAGAACCTGGAAAGTATCTAGTAAAAGCCGAAAGTCAGGATTATTACGAAGGAACAATAGATATGACGAGCAGAAAAACGGCATATTTTATTTGTCCAGATTTTGCAGAAGATGTTTTTATTCCGACCAATAATTTGAATCGTGCATTAGATAAAGACAAAGTAAAAGTCTATGTTTATAATAGAAGAAAAGGTAAAAGACCTGAAGGTGAAGTAATTGAAGTTGTAGAAAGGGATAAAACAGAATTTGTTGGTGTAATTGATATGCAGCCAAATTTTGCATTTGTTTCTACTGCAAATCCTAAAATGTATACCGATATTTTTATTCCGAAGGATAAAATTGGTGAAGCAGAAAACGGTGATGTTGTTTTAGTTAAGATCGAAGATTGGCCAAAAAGAGCTGACAGTCCGTTTGGATCTGTAATTAAAGTTTTAGGAAAACCTGGAGAACACAATACTGAGATTCACGCTATTTTAGCGGAATATGGACTTCCATCAGATTTTCCGGTAGAAGTAGAGGTTTATGCACAAAAAATAGATACTTCGATCCAGGAATCTGAAATTGCGAAACGTCGTGATATGCGTGATACGCTTACGTTTACGATAGATCCAAAAGATGCAAAAGATTTTGATGATGCCTTGTCTTTCAAAAAGTTAGAGAATGGAAACTTCGAAATTGGAATTCACATTGCCGATGTTTCTTATTATTTGGAAGAAGGTACAATCTTGGATGATGAAGCTTATCAAAGAGCTACTTCTGTTTACTTAGTAGATAGGGTAGTGCCAATGCTTCCTGAAGTTTTATCTAATTTTGCCTGTTCACTTCGTCCGAATGAAGAGAAATATACATTCTCTGCGATATTCGAAGTTTCTCCAACTGCACAAGTTATCAACCAATGGTTTGGAAGAACAGTAATTTATTCAGATCAGCGTTTTGCTTACGAAGAAGCACAGTATATTATTGAAACAAAAGATAATACAATTCCAGTTGATGTTTCAATTACTGGAGAATCTTATGTTGTTTCAGATGAAATTACAGAAGCAACTTTAAAATTAGATGAATTAGCGAAGATTTTAAGAAAGAAAAGAATGCAGAATGGTGCAATTTCTTTTGATAAAGTTGAAGTGAAATTTAATTTGGATGCAGAAGGTGAACCAGAAGGAGTTTACTTTAAAGTATCTAAAGATGCCAATCATTTGATTGAAGAATTTATGCTTTTAGCCAACAGAAAAGTGGCTGAATACATTGGAAAACAAAAGAAAACATTTGTTTACAGGATTCACGACGAACCAAACGAAGACAAATTAATTGCGATGCAAACCGTAATTGCTAAATTTGGTTATAAAATAGATTTCCGTAACAAAGGCGATATTTCAAAGTCTTTGAATGCATTGATGGAAGAAGTAAATGGTAAAAAAGAACAGAACTTAATTGACACTCTTGCGATTAGAAGTATGAGTAAAGCCAAATATTCTACAGATAATATTGGTCATTACGGTTTAGCTTTTGATTATTACAGCCATTTTACATCGCCAATTCGTCGTTATCCAGACGTTATGGTACACCGTTTGCTACAGTATTATCTGGATGGTGGAGCTTCTGTAGACGAAGAAGTGTACGAAACAAAATGTCTGCATTGTTCCAATATGGAAAGTTTAGCGACAAATGCTGAGCGTGACAGTATTAAATACATGCAGGTTAAATACATGCAGGATCATCAGGACGAAGAATTTTTGGGAGTTATTTCAGGAGTTACAGAATGGGGAATTTATGTTGAAATTGTTTCTAACAAATGCGAAGGAATGGTAAGAATCAGAGAAATAAAAGATGATTACTATACTTTTGATGAAAAGCAGTATGCTTTAGTTGGAGCAACTTCAAACAGTATTTTACAATTAGGAGATGAAATTTATGTTAAAGTAAAAAATGCTGATTTAGTTAAAAAACAATTGGATTTTCATTTTTTAAGAAGAGCAGAATAA
- a CDS encoding glycosyl hydrolase family 8 produces MKNLLLITVAFLCLKSNAQKQPFPANVVFANGLMPSPKNSQDVKNNYDLWKTNFVEPCSNGRYRVKFDDPSQTVSEGIGYGMLLSVYKADKDLFDGLWLYYKDNLNGNKVMNWKINGCSGAIGQNGATDAELDVAFALIVADYQWGSSGIINYKTDATALISAIKNYEVEANTYVLKPGDQFGGSQITNPSYFSPAYYRAFGVFTNDVVFWNQVAAKSYTVINNNLTVNNAVGGLVSDWCEAFGAYSAIAAANGYNNAGKSYTYDAARTPWRIAVDYLWYGNADAKTYAKKSSDFVRVNLGGSTNIKDGYNQNGTVSGQWHNATFVGAFACAAMAGENQAHLDASYTDLKNLNEPNSYFNHTLKTLYSFLLTGNFYLPPTATLYNENFDIEKSTVTLFPNPSADRITVSAPGKSTISIISPSGSVIHQQKTTSELTEINLTNQARGVYLVKISNDDFKNITKKVILK; encoded by the coding sequence ATGAAAAACCTACTTCTAATTACTGTTGCTTTTTTGTGCCTCAAAAGTAATGCACAAAAGCAGCCGTTTCCTGCCAATGTTGTTTTTGCAAATGGCTTAATGCCTTCGCCCAAAAACAGCCAAGATGTCAAAAACAATTATGATCTTTGGAAAACCAATTTTGTTGAGCCTTGTTCTAACGGAAGATACAGAGTAAAATTTGATGATCCATCTCAAACCGTTTCTGAAGGAATTGGTTATGGAATGTTATTATCTGTTTATAAGGCAGACAAGGACCTTTTTGACGGACTTTGGTTGTATTACAAAGACAATTTAAACGGCAACAAAGTAATGAACTGGAAAATTAATGGCTGTTCTGGAGCTATTGGTCAAAACGGAGCTACAGATGCCGAGCTTGATGTTGCATTTGCCCTTATCGTTGCCGATTATCAATGGGGAAGCAGTGGAATCATTAACTACAAAACCGATGCGACTGCTTTAATTTCTGCTATTAAAAATTATGAAGTGGAAGCCAATACTTATGTTTTAAAACCTGGAGATCAATTCGGCGGTAGCCAAATCACAAATCCTTCTTACTTCTCACCTGCTTATTACAGAGCATTTGGAGTTTTTACAAATGATGTCGTTTTTTGGAATCAGGTTGCAGCGAAATCTTATACAGTTATTAACAATAATCTTACTGTAAACAATGCTGTTGGAGGATTAGTTTCGGACTGGTGCGAAGCTTTTGGCGCTTATTCTGCTATAGCTGCAGCAAACGGATATAACAATGCCGGAAAAAGTTATACGTATGATGCTGCCAGAACGCCTTGGCGTATTGCGGTTGATTATTTATGGTATGGAAATGCCGATGCCAAAACGTATGCTAAGAAATCATCTGATTTTGTTCGCGTTAATCTTGGAGGTTCCACAAATATTAAAGATGGTTACAATCAAAACGGAACAGTAAGCGGCCAATGGCACAATGCTACTTTTGTGGGTGCATTTGCCTGTGCTGCAATGGCTGGAGAAAATCAAGCGCATTTAGATGCTTCTTACACCGATTTAAAAAACCTCAACGAACCAAACAGCTACTTCAATCACACCCTAAAAACATTATATTCTTTTTTACTAACTGGTAATTTTTATCTACCTCCAACTGCTACTTTGTACAATGAAAATTTTGATATTGAAAAATCTACTGTTACGCTTTTTCCAAATCCGAGCGCTGATCGAATCACAGTTAGTGCACCTGGGAAATCTACTATCTCGATAATATCTCCTTCAGGGAGTGTTATTCATCAACAAAAAACAACTTCAGAATTGACAGAAATAAATCTAACTAACCAAGCGCGAGGAGTTTATTTGGTAAAAATATCCAATGATGATTTTAAAAACATTACCAAAAAAGTGATTTTGAAATAG
- the rpiB gene encoding ribose 5-phosphate isomerase B, producing the protein MKISIGNDHAGPEYKKAIVEMLKSKGYEVTNYGTDTDASVDYPDFGHPVANDVSEGKADFGIVICGSGNGIAMTVNKHPKVRAGLCWTKEIAYLTRLHNDANIVSIPARFTSIHQAVEIVETFLTTAFEGGRHQNRVNKIACS; encoded by the coding sequence ATGAAAATATCGATAGGAAACGACCACGCTGGACCAGAATATAAAAAAGCAATTGTTGAAATGCTTAAATCAAAAGGATATGAAGTAACGAACTACGGAACTGATACTGATGCTTCTGTAGATTATCCAGATTTTGGGCATCCTGTTGCAAATGATGTATCTGAAGGAAAAGCTGATTTTGGAATTGTGATCTGCGGAAGCGGTAACGGAATTGCAATGACTGTTAATAAACATCCGAAAGTGAGAGCTGGTTTATGCTGGACTAAGGAAATTGCTTATTTGACACGTTTGCATAACGATGCTAATATTGTAAGTATTCCGGCGCGCTTTACTTCTATTCATCAAGCAGTTGAAATCGTTGAAACTTTCCTGACAACAGCTTTTGAGGGCGGAAGACATCAAAACAGAGTTAATAAGATTGCTTGTTCGTAA
- a CDS encoding glutamine--tRNA ligase/YqeY domain fusion protein yields the protein MASEEKSLNFIEQIIEEDLKSGLSQTKLHFRFPPEPNGYLHIGHASSIALNFGLGIDYQSPVNLRFDDTNPEKEEQEFVDAIKKDVEWLGYTWAEERYASDYFQQLYDWAVLLIKKDKAYVDSQSSEDMAIQKGTPSTVGTDSPYRNRSVEENLDLFERMKNGEFEAGTHILRAKIDMKSTNMLMRDPIMYRILHKHHHRTGDAWKIYPMYDWAHGQSDYLEEISHSFCTLEFLPHRELYDWFLDQILDENKLRPKQREFARRNLSHTVVSKRKLQQLVKEKHVNGWDDPRMSTISGLRRRGYTAASLRNFANTIGIAKRDNLINVSVLEFCIREDLNKIAPRVMAVLDPVKLVITNYPEGKEEWLEAENNQEDKNAGFRKVPFSRELYIEREDFLEEAPAKFFRLTLGKEVRLKNAYIIKGESVIKDAEGNITEIHVTYDTDSLSGSGTEASQRKVSGTLHWVSIQHALEAEVRLYDRLFTDEAPDSYKEKNFLDFVNPNSLEIVTGYVEPSLATAQNEDKFQFQRLGYFTVDKDSTASKLVFNKTVGLKDAWEEKGKKEENSINNSLKEINKYFKVESKPERIAIESAIGENIKNVTSFSLLQNSLKKNINNNKASLLFAQFILKYGSWKSTDFEEEDIKKLYSMSLKSESTYVRSKALLNLRDIEEVSFKNQFDDEILKLYSNPPKNASEREIEILAEMVKK from the coding sequence ATGGCATCAGAAGAGAAATCACTCAATTTTATTGAACAAATCATAGAGGAAGATTTAAAATCAGGTCTTTCGCAAACTAAACTTCATTTTCGTTTTCCACCAGAACCAAACGGTTATTTACACATTGGGCACGCTAGTTCTATTGCTTTAAATTTTGGTTTAGGTATTGATTATCAGTCACCTGTAAATTTACGTTTTGACGATACAAATCCAGAAAAAGAAGAGCAGGAATTTGTTGACGCCATTAAAAAAGACGTTGAATGGCTGGGTTATACCTGGGCAGAAGAACGTTATGCTTCTGATTACTTTCAACAATTATACGATTGGGCTGTTTTATTAATTAAAAAAGATAAAGCCTATGTTGATAGCCAGTCTTCTGAAGATATGGCCATTCAAAAAGGAACGCCATCAACAGTTGGGACAGATAGTCCATACAGAAATCGTTCTGTTGAAGAAAATTTAGATTTATTCGAAAGAATGAAAAACGGTGAATTTGAGGCTGGTACACATATTCTTCGTGCAAAAATAGACATGAAATCAACTAATATGTTGATGCGTGATCCTATCATGTACAGAATTTTACATAAGCATCATCATAGAACTGGAGATGCCTGGAAAATTTATCCAATGTACGATTGGGCACACGGACAAAGTGATTATTTAGAAGAAATCTCACATTCATTTTGTACACTTGAATTCTTGCCTCACCGTGAATTATACGATTGGTTTTTAGACCAGATTTTAGATGAAAATAAACTGCGTCCGAAGCAAAGAGAATTCGCTAGACGTAACTTATCACATACCGTTGTTAGTAAGAGAAAATTACAGCAACTAGTTAAGGAAAAGCATGTTAACGGTTGGGATGATCCTAGAATGTCAACAATTTCTGGGTTAAGAAGACGTGGTTATACAGCAGCATCTTTACGTAATTTTGCCAACACAATTGGAATTGCAAAACGTGATAATTTAATTAATGTATCGGTTTTAGAATTTTGTATTCGTGAAGATTTGAACAAAATTGCACCTCGTGTAATGGCTGTTTTAGATCCGGTAAAATTGGTAATTACCAATTATCCAGAAGGTAAAGAAGAGTGGTTAGAAGCTGAAAATAACCAGGAAGATAAAAATGCAGGTTTCAGAAAAGTGCCTTTTTCACGTGAATTATACATCGAAAGAGAAGACTTTTTAGAAGAAGCTCCAGCTAAATTTTTCCGTTTGACTTTAGGAAAAGAAGTTCGTCTTAAAAATGCTTATATCATTAAAGGTGAATCTGTTATAAAAGATGCAGAAGGAAATATTACTGAAATTCATGTTACTTATGATACCGATTCTTTAAGCGGAAGCGGGACAGAAGCAAGCCAAAGAAAAGTATCTGGAACATTACATTGGGTTTCTATTCAACATGCGCTTGAAGCAGAAGTTCGTTTATACGATCGTTTGTTTACAGATGAAGCTCCAGACAGTTATAAAGAGAAAAATTTCTTAGATTTTGTGAATCCAAATTCATTAGAAATTGTAACTGGATATGTTGAACCAAGTTTAGCTACAGCTCAAAATGAAGATAAATTCCAGTTTCAACGTTTGGGTTATTTTACTGTTGATAAAGACTCAACTGCTTCAAAATTAGTGTTTAACAAAACTGTTGGACTAAAAGATGCTTGGGAAGAAAAAGGTAAAAAAGAAGAAAACAGCATTAATAATTCGTTAAAAGAAATCAACAAATATTTTAAAGTTGAAAGTAAACCAGAACGTATTGCAATTGAAAGTGCAATAGGGGAGAACATTAAAAATGTTACTAGTTTTTCACTTTTACAGAATTCTTTAAAGAAGAATATCAATAATAATAAGGCTTCGTTGTTATTTGCTCAATTTATTTTGAAATATGGAAGTTGGAAATCAACAGATTTTGAAGAAGAAGATATCAAAAAATTATATTCAATGTCTTTAAAAAGTGAATCAACTTATGTTCGATCTAAAGCATTATTAAATTTGAGAGATATCGAAGAAGTAAGTTTCAAAAATCAATTTGATGATGAAATTTTAAAATTATATTCAAATCCTCCCAAAAATGCATCGGAGAGAGAAATTGAAATTCTTGCCGAGATGGTAAAAAAATAA
- the folB gene encoding dihydroneopterin aldolase — translation MGIIKLKNIRTFSYHGCLIEEGKIGSDYTVDLKIKTNLQKSAETDHLLDTVDYVHLNKIVTEEMAIRSHLLEHVAKRINIRVLAEIETVEKTTVWVSKINPPIGGDVESVTIKMTEIRK, via the coding sequence ATGGGAATCATTAAACTTAAAAACATTCGCACTTTTTCATACCACGGATGTTTAATTGAAGAAGGAAAAATAGGATCTGACTATACTGTAGATCTAAAAATAAAAACAAATCTTCAGAAATCGGCTGAAACAGATCATCTTTTAGACACTGTTGATTACGTTCATTTGAACAAAATTGTTACCGAAGAAATGGCAATTCGTTCGCATTTACTAGAACATGTAGCCAAAAGAATCAATATTCGTGTGCTGGCAGAGATAGAAACTGTAGAAAAAACAACAGTTTGGGTTTCTAAAATTAATCCTCCTATTGGTGGTGATGTTGAGTCAGTTACTATAAAAATGACAGAAATTAGAAAGTAA
- a CDS encoding DUF1294 domain-containing protein yields the protein MEIFLLYFLFINIVLFILAGYDKYLARKNKRRIPENTLFFLQTIGGTIGLLTAMFFFKHKTSKTSFIVKFLLILLLQVVLIYFMLTQKI from the coding sequence ATGGAAATTTTTTTACTCTATTTTTTATTTATAAATATTGTCCTTTTTATTCTTGCTGGATACGATAAATATCTGGCTCGAAAAAATAAACGAAGAATTCCTGAAAATACTTTGTTTTTTCTTCAAACAATTGGCGGAACAATAGGTTTATTAACAGCTATGTTTTTCTTTAAACATAAAACGAGTAAAACTTCATTTATTGTCAAATTCTTATTGATTCTTTTACTACAAGTTGTTTTAATTTACTTCATGCTAACTCAAAAAATATAG
- a CDS encoding LysE family transporter, with amino-acid sequence MVNDILAGLPWGLFLSFMVGPVFFILLETSITKGFRAAIVFDFGVVLGDIFFIAIAYLGSYRLIQSLKDKPALFIFGGIIMLAYGIISFVRLKNEEKIDDEEIDRDIIKRNYGSLFIKGFLLNVINIGVLGFWLAVIISVGPKLEMQNSRMITFFTSVIITYLLVDCLKIVLAKQLKSKMTPTNIVKIKKGISIVLMVFGVALITQGWFPKEKEMVKNAFEKIEK; translated from the coding sequence ATGGTAAATGATATTTTGGCTGGACTGCCATGGGGACTTTTTCTAAGTTTTATGGTAGGTCCAGTATTTTTTATACTACTAGAAACCAGTATTACAAAAGGATTCAGAGCAGCAATTGTCTTTGACTTCGGTGTAGTTCTAGGTGATATTTTTTTTATAGCTATCGCGTATTTAGGAAGTTACAGATTAATTCAGAGTTTAAAAGATAAACCAGCTTTGTTTATTTTTGGAGGAATAATAATGCTGGCTTATGGTATAATTTCTTTCGTTCGTTTAAAAAATGAAGAAAAAATAGACGATGAAGAAATTGATCGTGATATCATCAAAAGAAACTACGGAAGTCTATTTATAAAAGGCTTTTTACTCAACGTTATAAACATTGGAGTATTAGGTTTTTGGCTGGCTGTTATCATTTCTGTAGGACCAAAATTAGAAATGCAAAACTCAAGAATGATTACTTTTTTTACATCAGTTATCATTACTTATTTGCTGGTTGATTGTCTTAAAATAGTATTAGCCAAACAATTAAAATCTAAAATGACACCAACTAATATCGTTAAAATCAAAAAAGGAATTAGTATTGTTTTAATGGTCTTTGGAGTTGCTTTAATCACACAAGGATGGTTTCCAAAAGAAAAAGAAATGGTTAAAAATGCTTTCGAAAAAATAGAAAAGTAG
- a CDS encoding Tex family protein, translated as MTNIQFIAKSVQAPAVSIQNTVKLLEEDCTIPFISRYRKDATGNLDEIVIEQIAKLQKDYDTLVKRKEAVLKSIEEQKALTPDLKKKIVDSFDLQEIEDFYLPYKKKKKTKADVAREFGLEPLAKIIMSESDVDVDFVSTQYINENVINEEAAMQGARDIVAEWINENIYVRKQLRRLYQRKATIATKVVKKKAEEEGAQKFSQYFDWEEPLTKAPAHRLLAMLRAENEGFIKMKIDVDIDDAYDVIDEIIIKKQNSTTAHLQLAIEDSYKRLLNPAIGNETLQEAKAKADANSIQVFANNLGQLLLAPPLGEKRILAIDPGFRSGCKVVCLDEKGDLLYNETIYPHAPQHEETMAIKKIRSMVNAYQIDAISIGNGTASRETEFFIKKIAFDKPVQVFIVSEAGASVYSASKIAREEFPNYDVTVRGSVSIGRRLSDPLAELVKIDPKAIGVGQYQHDVDQTKLKEELDNTVIRCVNSVGININTASKHLLSYVSGIGEKLAENIVQYRSENGPFEDRKQLKKVPRLGDKAYQQGAAFIRITNAKNPLDNSAVHPEAYPVVEKMAKDLKISVNELIANKEKTALIKAENYITPEIGLLTLKDIIKELEKPGLDPRKSAKVFEFDANVKSIKDLKTGMILPGIVNNITNFGCFVDIGIKESGLVHISQLKAGFVSDVNEVVKLHQHVDVKVTEVDEDRKRIQLTMIL; from the coding sequence ATGACTAATATTCAATTCATTGCCAAATCTGTTCAGGCACCTGCAGTCAGCATTCAAAACACCGTAAAATTATTAGAGGAAGATTGTACAATTCCGTTTATTTCGAGATACCGAAAAGACGCGACTGGTAATCTTGATGAAATTGTAATTGAGCAGATTGCAAAATTGCAGAAAGATTATGATACACTTGTAAAACGTAAAGAGGCTGTCCTAAAATCTATAGAAGAACAAAAAGCGCTCACGCCGGATTTGAAGAAAAAGATTGTAGATAGTTTTGATCTGCAGGAAATTGAAGATTTCTATCTTCCGTATAAAAAGAAGAAAAAAACAAAAGCAGATGTTGCCCGCGAGTTTGGTTTAGAGCCTTTGGCAAAAATCATAATGTCTGAAAGTGATGTAGATGTCGATTTTGTTTCAACACAATACATTAATGAAAATGTGATTAATGAAGAAGCGGCAATGCAAGGCGCACGAGATATTGTGGCAGAATGGATTAACGAAAATATTTATGTTCGTAAACAGCTTCGTAGATTATATCAGCGAAAAGCTACAATTGCAACCAAAGTCGTAAAAAAGAAAGCGGAAGAAGAAGGAGCACAAAAATTCAGTCAGTATTTTGATTGGGAAGAGCCTTTGACAAAAGCGCCGGCGCATCGTTTATTGGCCATGCTTCGCGCTGAAAATGAAGGTTTTATTAAAATGAAAATAGATGTTGATATCGACGATGCTTACGATGTTATTGACGAAATCATTATTAAAAAACAAAATAGCACAACTGCTCATTTACAGTTAGCAATTGAGGATAGTTACAAACGTTTACTAAACCCAGCAATTGGAAACGAAACACTGCAGGAAGCAAAAGCAAAAGCCGATGCGAATTCCATTCAGGTTTTTGCTAACAATTTAGGACAGTTATTATTGGCGCCGCCTTTGGGAGAAAAACGTATTCTGGCAATCGATCCAGGATTTAGAAGCGGTTGTAAAGTAGTTTGTCTGGACGAAAAAGGCGATTTGTTATATAACGAAACGATTTACCCGCACGCGCCTCAACATGAGGAAACTATGGCGATTAAAAAAATCCGTTCGATGGTAAATGCCTATCAAATTGATGCGATTTCTATTGGAAATGGAACTGCTTCGCGCGAAACCGAATTTTTCATCAAAAAAATCGCGTTCGACAAACCAGTGCAGGTTTTTATAGTTTCTGAGGCTGGAGCTTCAGTTTATTCAGCTTCCAAAATTGCGAGGGAAGAATTTCCAAATTATGATGTAACGGTTCGTGGTTCGGTTTCTATCGGAAGAAGGCTTTCAGATCCTTTAGCCGAATTGGTAAAAATTGACCCAAAAGCCATTGGAGTAGGTCAGTATCAGCACGATGTTGACCAAACGAAATTAAAAGAAGAATTGGATAACACCGTAATTCGCTGCGTAAACTCGGTTGGAATTAACATCAACACCGCAAGTAAACATTTACTGAGTTATGTGAGTGGAATAGGAGAGAAGCTGGCAGAAAACATCGTACAATACCGCTCTGAAAACGGACCTTTTGAAGACAGAAAACAGTTGAAAAAAGTGCCTCGTTTGGGAGATAAGGCTTATCAACAAGGAGCAGCGTTCATTAGAATTACAAATGCTAAAAATCCGCTGGATAATTCGGCGGTGCATCCAGAGGCTTATCCAGTTGTGGAGAAAATGGCAAAAGATTTGAAAATTTCTGTAAACGAATTAATTGCTAATAAAGAGAAAACAGCGCTTATTAAGGCCGAAAACTATATTACACCTGAAATTGGTTTGCTTACGCTAAAAGACATCATAAAAGAGCTGGAAAAGCCTGGCTTAGACCCAAGAAAGTCGGCTAAGGTTTTTGAATTTGACGCCAATGTAAAATCAATCAAAGATTTGAAAACAGGAATGATTTTACCTGGAATTGTGAATAACATTACCAACTTTGGTTGTTTCGTAGATATCGGAATTAAAGAAAGCGGTTTAGTACATATTTCACAGTTAAAAGCTGGATTTGTAAGCGATGTAAACGAGGTTGTAAAATTACATCAGCATGTTGATGTAAAGGTTACTGAGGTTGATGAAGATAGAAAAAGGATTCAGCTGACGATGATTTTATAA
- a CDS encoding DUF2007 domain-containing protein, with protein MESFKTIAIFNYQHETVVLKHLLEQEQIPYFFENEMTLSVVPMYTSALGGIKLKVHPNDFEQVQEILDNLNNPLKIV; from the coding sequence ATGGAAAGCTTTAAGACCATCGCCATATTCAATTATCAGCACGAAACAGTGGTTCTCAAACACTTACTAGAACAAGAACAAATCCCTTATTTTTTCGAAAACGAAATGACACTTTCAGTCGTTCCAATGTACACTTCGGCGCTGGGTGGAATCAAACTCAAAGTTCATCCCAACGATTTCGAACAAGTTCAGGAAATCCTTGACAACTTAAACAATCCTCTCAAAATCGTTTAA